From the Deinococcus radiophilus genome, one window contains:
- a CDS encoding sensor histidine kinase, with amino-acid sequence MAQFNQPIPALSSAKVAWHKSLRFRLALAFSLVTLTLVSVVGFAMMGFLLRGMENQFDMRLTDRADTLSVRLSDASAGLGESLVPALDNFSAVLDEQGNVFVMPQNTPLPFAPGDPLPFPTEGDFSVGNVPMRGVSRELTGFFEGQMLWVALPSEPLLDAREGATRAMLLAVIITPLLTLLFGYLLGQHMLQHLGRAAALADQISPSKNMAALPLPDRPDEVHRLISAINRLLVRIDAQQHREKALLGQIVHELGAPLTVLKATLDRAGERTGDPEIQKAALVTDELTFTTQDLMQLARGELDLKLVWHLIPAQALRDRLERLVPGTEYAGDWNGMILCDPDRLTQALRNLLANARRAAGPGGCVCLTLQAVGEQLVFTVRDSGPGLPDALGESIFDPFVSGSGSSGLGLSVSRQIAQMHGGQLTGGNGAEGGAEFRLSIPDALLADESDELEELDELTLGEGLVRG; translated from the coding sequence ATGGCCCAGTTCAACCAACCGATCCCTGCCCTGAGCAGCGCCAAGGTGGCCTGGCACAAGAGCCTGCGCTTTCGCCTGGCGTTAGCCTTCAGTCTGGTCACGCTGACGTTGGTGTCAGTGGTGGGTTTTGCGATGATGGGCTTCTTGCTGCGCGGTATGGAGAATCAGTTCGATATGCGGCTGACCGACCGCGCCGATACCCTCTCGGTGCGGCTGAGTGATGCTTCTGCCGGGCTGGGAGAGTCGCTGGTTCCAGCCCTGGACAATTTCTCGGCGGTGCTTGATGAGCAGGGCAATGTCTTCGTGATGCCTCAGAACACCCCCCTGCCTTTTGCACCTGGCGACCCTTTGCCCTTCCCGACCGAGGGTGACTTCAGTGTGGGCAACGTGCCGATGCGTGGCGTCTCCCGTGAGCTGACGGGATTTTTCGAGGGGCAAATGCTCTGGGTGGCCCTACCCAGTGAACCGCTGCTGGACGCCCGTGAAGGGGCCACCCGCGCCATGCTGCTGGCGGTGATCATTACGCCTTTGCTGACCCTGCTGTTCGGTTACCTGTTGGGTCAGCACATGCTGCAACATCTGGGCCGCGCTGCCGCCTTGGCTGACCAGATCAGTCCTTCCAAGAATATGGCCGCGCTGCCGCTGCCAGATCGCCCCGACGAAGTTCACCGCTTGATCTCTGCGATTAACCGCCTACTGGTCCGTATAGATGCCCAGCAGCACCGTGAAAAAGCGCTGCTGGGCCAGATCGTCCATGAGTTGGGCGCACCGCTGACGGTGCTCAAGGCCACGCTGGACCGTGCGGGTGAACGTACCGGTGATCCGGAAATTCAGAAGGCCGCCCTGGTCACCGATGAACTGACCTTTACGACCCAGGACCTGATGCAGTTGGCCCGCGGCGAACTGGACCTGAAACTGGTTTGGCACCTCATCCCGGCCCAGGCACTACGTGATCGCCTGGAGCGGCTGGTGCCGGGGACCGAGTACGCAGGTGACTGGAACGGCATGATTCTGTGTGACCCGGACCGCCTGACGCAGGCACTACGGAATCTGCTGGCCAATGCCCGGCGTGCCGCCGGACCAGGAGGCTGCGTGTGCCTGACGTTGCAGGCAGTGGGTGAGCAGCTGGTCTTCACGGTGCGTGACAGCGGGCCAGGCTTACCTGATGCCTTAGGCGAGAGCATCTTTGACCCCTTTGTTAGCGGCAGCGGCTCGAGTGGCCTGGGCCTGAGTGTGAGCCGTCAGATTGCCCAGATGCACGGTGGGCAGCTGACTGGGGGCAATGGTGCTGAGGGCGGAGCTGAATTTCGCCTGAGCATACCTGACGCCCTGCTGGCCGATGAAAGCGACGAACTGGAGGAGCTGGATGAACTGACTTTGGGAGAGGGACTGGTGAGAGGCTGA
- a CDS encoding FAD-dependent oxidoreductase — translation MSEPRTPRSQPQPGHVYDTAVIGAGLAGSELAYRLAQAGQDVLLVTQALDHVGNLYAPTLTGAALPANSWIGSVAAELGPAADTWTFHRRLKERLEETDGLHLLQSTVTALNEESDLVRLSTWEGPTLTARRAVLAVGAFLKGRLLVGDTLEDAGRLSEVAYDFLADDLARSSVYLTGAAQEAQGVEGAPPYEVRFLTLHGSELEGFRLSRFDQVYALGRCTPAGDSYAAVLNAAAQLAAELREGQA, via the coding sequence ATGAGTGAACCGCGTACTCCCCGCAGTCAGCCGCAGCCTGGGCACGTGTACGACACGGCTGTGATCGGTGCTGGCCTGGCCGGGTCCGAACTGGCCTACCGCTTGGCGCAGGCGGGCCAGGACGTGTTGCTGGTCACGCAGGCGCTGGACCATGTGGGTAACTTATATGCCCCCACCCTGACAGGCGCGGCGCTGCCTGCAAACAGTTGGATCGGGTCCGTGGCCGCCGAGCTGGGACCAGCCGCCGATACCTGGACCTTTCACCGCCGCCTCAAGGAACGGCTGGAGGAAACGGACGGCCTGCATCTGCTCCAGAGTACGGTGACGGCGCTGAACGAAGAAAGTGACTTGGTACGCCTGAGCACTTGGGAAGGGCCGACCCTGACGGCGCGGCGGGCGGTGCTGGCCGTGGGTGCCTTTCTCAAGGGCCGCCTGTTGGTGGGCGACACCCTCGAAGATGCTGGGCGACTGTCCGAAGTGGCCTATGACTTCCTGGCCGATGACCTGGCCCGCAGCAGTGTGTACCTGACCGGCGCCGCGCAGGAGGCGCAGGGCGTTGAGGGCGCCCCGCCTTACGAGGTCCGCTTTCTGACTTTGCACGGCAGCGAGTTGGAGGGTTTCCGCCTGAGCCGTTTCGATCAGGTGTATGCCCTGGGCCGCTGCACTCCGGCGGGTGATTCCTACGCTGCCGTACTGAACGCCGCCGCGCAGCTGGCCGCCGAATTGCGGGAGGGGCAGGCATGA
- a CDS encoding response regulator transcription factor has protein sequence MLPQLLLVEDDPHLGPLLRDYLDADYQVYHAATLRSAEDWLGTHAPQLILLDLNLPDGDGLDLVERLRQYSSTPVLVLSARSDVQQRVAGLNAGADDYLTKPFAMPELEARITALLRRTASGGGVNLGNTSLSTSSLTMTIGEQHINLTEHEARILELMMRTPERVFSRADIESHLYGWETPSSNSVEVRISQLRKKLDGAGSDLRIRTIRNVGYVLQS, from the coding sequence ATGCTGCCCCAACTGCTGCTGGTCGAAGATGATCCCCACCTGGGGCCATTGCTACGTGACTATCTGGACGCCGATTATCAGGTCTACCATGCCGCCACGCTGCGGTCTGCCGAGGACTGGTTGGGCACCCATGCTCCACAATTGATCCTGCTGGACCTGAACCTGCCAGATGGGGACGGTCTGGACTTGGTCGAGCGCTTGCGGCAGTATTCGTCCACGCCAGTGCTGGTGCTGTCGGCCCGCAGTGACGTGCAGCAGCGGGTGGCGGGGCTGAATGCCGGAGCCGACGATTACCTGACCAAGCCCTTTGCCATGCCAGAGCTGGAAGCGCGGATTACGGCGCTGCTGCGGCGTACCGCTTCGGGTGGAGGCGTGAACCTGGGCAACACCAGCCTCTCCACCAGTTCGCTGACCATGACCATCGGTGAGCAGCACATCAACCTGACCGAGCATGAGGCCCGCATTCTGGAACTGATGATGCGGACCCCTGAGCGGGTCTTCAGCCGCGCTGACATAGAGTCCCATCTGTACGGCTGGGAAACCCCCAGCTCCAATTCGGTAGAGGTGCGGATCTCGCAGCTACGTAAGAAACTGGACGGCGCGGGGTCAGACCTCCGTATTCGGACCATCCGTAACGTCGGCTACGTGCTGCAAAGCTGA
- a CDS encoding DUF2231 domain-containing protein, with amino-acid sequence MNLIFQESSLSDRIEDTITESATLDQLALNFQHTLQSALHTLPPAVVAALRGDWLGHPVHPIKVHLPLGGWMIAALLDFAPLGNTPEKRQQYQKAADTALLLGTVGGAGAVATGWVEWSTARGQARRTGLIHGALNETAFLLNVGSLIARKKGRRGLGKALSGAGLGLALAGGMLGGQLVYRHRMG; translated from the coding sequence ATGAACCTGATCTTCCAAGAATCCAGCCTCAGTGACCGAATTGAAGACACCATCACCGAGAGCGCCACACTGGACCAACTGGCCCTCAACTTTCAGCACACTCTCCAGAGCGCGCTGCACACCCTCCCCCCTGCCGTAGTGGCTGCCCTACGCGGCGACTGGCTGGGCCACCCGGTACATCCGATCAAGGTCCATCTCCCGCTGGGCGGCTGGATGATCGCAGCGCTGCTGGACTTCGCGCCGCTGGGTAATACACCAGAGAAGCGCCAGCAATACCAGAAAGCTGCCGATACCGCTTTGCTGCTGGGCACGGTAGGCGGGGCTGGAGCCGTTGCGACCGGCTGGGTGGAATGGTCCACCGCCAGAGGTCAGGCCCGGCGCACTGGCCTGATCCATGGGGCACTGAATGAAACAGCCTTTTTGCTGAATGTAGGATCACTGATAGCCCGTAAAAAAGGGCGACGCGGGCTTGGGAAGGCCCTCAGCGGCGCTGGCCTGGGTCTGGCGCTGGCTGGCGGGATGCTGGGTGGGCAACTGGTTTACCGCCACCGCATGGGGTAA
- a CDS encoding dihydrolipoamide acetyltransferase family protein → MKEVLLPELAESVVEGEILKWMVKEGDTVTIEQPLCEVMTDKVTVELPSPYAGTVTKLLAKEGDVVAVHAAILTIDETGGTAGASADVAPTPSPEQAIQDSGENPTTSDEQLPQQAQEERSIVEAGHIAGSDDSASLFKAFEGGGAVKVQGLNQGGTPSPAAREAGHTAAVTGRVLAVPAARQLAREMGIDLGQVQGSGPNGRIRIADVVNHGSAGQAQSQAAAPATAGGQGGLPVAPVQYRTPKGYEHLEERVPLRGMRRAISNQMQASHLYTVRTLTVDEINMTKLVEFRSRVKDQAAADGIKISYLPFIFKAVAAALKKYPSLNTSFDEATQEIVQKSYYHMGMAVATDAGLTVPVLRDVDKKSVYELAGEVVDLAARAQEGKLKGDELAGSTFSITNIGSIGALFSFPIINVPDAAILGIHSIQKRPIVNENNEIVVAHMMYISLSFDHRLVDGAEAARFCKEVIRLLENPDRLMLEAM, encoded by the coding sequence ATGAAAGAAGTACTGTTGCCGGAACTGGCCGAGAGCGTGGTCGAGGGTGAAATTCTCAAGTGGATGGTGAAAGAGGGCGACACCGTCACTATTGAGCAGCCGCTGTGCGAAGTGATGACCGACAAGGTGACGGTGGAATTGCCCAGCCCCTACGCTGGTACTGTCACCAAGCTGCTGGCCAAGGAAGGCGATGTCGTCGCCGTTCACGCCGCCATTCTGACCATTGATGAAACAGGGGGAACCGCAGGCGCCAGCGCGGATGTTGCACCTACCCCTAGCCCCGAGCAGGCCATTCAGGACAGCGGTGAGAACCCCACCACCAGTGATGAGCAGTTGCCTCAGCAGGCCCAGGAAGAGCGCTCTATCGTGGAAGCTGGTCACATTGCCGGGTCGGACGACTCGGCCAGCCTGTTCAAAGCCTTTGAAGGCGGCGGCGCTGTCAAGGTCCAGGGACTGAATCAGGGGGGAACCCCTTCACCGGCCGCGCGGGAAGCTGGTCATACTGCTGCAGTGACCGGCCGTGTGCTGGCTGTTCCGGCCGCCCGTCAGCTGGCCCGTGAAATGGGCATTGATCTGGGCCAGGTGCAGGGCAGCGGTCCCAATGGTCGCATCCGCATTGCCGATGTCGTGAACCATGGCAGCGCAGGTCAGGCACAATCCCAGGCTGCTGCACCTGCTACGGCGGGTGGTCAGGGCGGCTTGCCCGTGGCCCCGGTGCAGTACCGCACGCCCAAAGGCTACGAGCATCTTGAAGAGCGTGTGCCGCTGCGTGGGATGCGCCGCGCCATCTCCAACCAGATGCAAGCCAGCCACCTCTACACGGTCCGCACCCTGACGGTGGACGAGATCAACATGACCAAACTGGTCGAATTCCGCAGCCGCGTCAAGGATCAGGCTGCTGCCGACGGCATCAAGATCAGCTACCTGCCGTTTATCTTCAAGGCCGTGGCTGCCGCTCTCAAGAAGTACCCCAGCCTGAACACTTCCTTTGACGAGGCCACTCAGGAAATTGTGCAGAAGAGCTACTACCACATGGGAATGGCCGTGGCGACCGATGCGGGCCTGACGGTGCCGGTGTTGCGTGACGTGGACAAGAAGTCCGTGTACGAGCTGGCGGGCGAAGTGGTGGATCTGGCCGCCCGTGCCCAGGAAGGTAAGCTCAAAGGCGACGAGCTGGCGGGCAGCACCTTCTCCATCACCAACATCGGCAGCATTGGCGCGCTGTTCTCCTTCCCGATTATCAACGTTCCTGACGCCGCCATTCTGGGCATTCACTCCATCCAAAAGCGCCCCATCGTGAACGAAAACAACGAGATCGTGGTGGCCCACATGATGTACATCTCGCTGTCCTTCGACCACCGTCTGGTGGACGGCGCTGAAGCAGCGCGCTTCTGCAAAGAAGTGATCCGCCTGCTGGAGAACCCCGACCGCCTGATGCTGGAAGCGATGTAA
- a CDS encoding alpha-ketoacid dehydrogenase subunit beta: MSLTVERPQAELGETKTMNLIGAITEALDEELARDKRVLVFGEDVGPRGGVFMATAGLTEKHGLDRVFNTPLSEAAIVGAAVGMAIRGLRPVAEIQFADYMGPSFDQILSQAAKVRYRSGGQNTAPMVIRTPSGGGVKGGHHHSQSPEAYYTHMAGVQVVMPSTPYDAKGLLKAAIRGEDPVIYFEPKRLYRAAKGELPLADYTVPIGKAAVRREGTDLSIIGYGGVMPDAISAAEALAEAGVQAEVIDLRSLMPWDKEAVLNSVAKTGRAVLVSEAPRTSNFMGEVAYSIQEELFDQLLAPVIQVAGFDTPYPYVQDKIYLPSGNRIANACVRVLNY; the protein is encoded by the coding sequence ATGAGCCTGACCGTAGAACGCCCCCAGGCCGAACTGGGCGAAACCAAAACGATGAACTTGATCGGTGCGATCACTGAGGCGCTGGACGAAGAACTGGCCCGTGACAAGCGGGTCCTGGTCTTTGGTGAAGACGTTGGCCCACGTGGCGGTGTATTTATGGCTACCGCAGGCCTGACCGAGAAGCACGGTCTGGACCGCGTCTTTAACACTCCACTGTCCGAAGCGGCGATTGTGGGAGCGGCGGTAGGTATGGCCATACGTGGCCTGCGCCCCGTGGCAGAGATTCAGTTTGCCGACTATATGGGTCCCAGTTTTGACCAGATTCTGTCTCAAGCTGCCAAGGTCCGTTACCGCTCCGGCGGACAGAACACGGCCCCGATGGTGATCCGTACGCCCTCGGGCGGTGGGGTAAAGGGTGGACACCACCACAGCCAGAGCCCTGAGGCCTATTACACCCACATGGCCGGCGTGCAGGTCGTGATGCCCAGCACCCCCTACGACGCCAAGGGCCTGCTCAAAGCGGCCATTCGCGGCGAAGACCCAGTGATCTACTTTGAACCCAAGCGGCTATACCGCGCTGCTAAGGGTGAATTACCGCTGGCCGACTACACCGTGCCTATCGGCAAGGCTGCCGTGCGGCGCGAAGGTACTGACCTGAGCATCATCGGCTACGGCGGCGTGATGCCCGACGCCATCAGTGCTGCCGAGGCTCTGGCCGAAGCAGGCGTACAGGCCGAAGTCATTGACCTGCGCTCGCTGATGCCCTGGGACAAAGAGGCCGTGCTGAACAGTGTCGCCAAGACCGGCCGCGCCGTCCTGGTCAGCGAAGCGCCGCGCACCTCCAACTTCATGGGTGAAGTGGCCTATTCCATTCAGGAAGAACTGTTTGACCAGTTGCTGGCTCCGGTGATTCAGGTGGCGGGCTTCGATACGCCTTATCCCTATGTGCAGGACAAGATTTACCTGCCCAGTGGGAACCGAATCGCCAACGCCTGCGTCCGGGTGCTGAACTACTGA
- the dprA gene encoding DNA-processing protein DprA, whose amino-acid sequence MSRFPSDPALDQSAELRALLALRLTPGLGPRRIEALRQHFGSAVGALAAPPSALSGVEGLDRRSAAAVTKPAYDAAAQELERVAQARSEGKDIRLLGRGFPDYPPALEALGDPPAVLWVRGPLPDLPASPYTVGIVGTRGASPHALSLTRQIATDLSSAGVTVVSGLARGVDTAAHTAAVEAGALSIGVVGTGVDRVYPAENVDLARRLSLVSEYPLGTGPQAHHFPQRNRLIAALSSAVLVVEGELKSGSLITATHALECGRTVFAVPGRAGDPRAAGPHRLLREGAVLTESAADILTELGWTGVGGTSITSPPDLPGEQAAVLAALTEPRTLDDLSAQTGLSLSDLQTTLMMLQLAGHAEESGGRWLRR is encoded by the coding sequence GTGAGTCGCTTTCCATCTGACCCGGCGCTGGATCAGTCGGCTGAGCTGCGGGCCCTGCTTGCCCTGCGGTTGACCCCAGGGCTCGGGCCACGCCGGATTGAGGCCTTGCGGCAGCACTTCGGGTCGGCGGTAGGCGCATTGGCGGCACCACCATCAGCCCTAAGTGGAGTGGAGGGGCTGGACCGACGCTCGGCAGCTGCAGTCACCAAACCTGCCTACGACGCAGCTGCACAGGAGTTGGAACGGGTGGCTCAAGCCCGCAGCGAGGGCAAAGATATTCGGCTGCTAGGACGTGGGTTCCCTGACTACCCACCTGCTCTGGAAGCCCTGGGTGACCCACCAGCCGTGCTGTGGGTGCGCGGTCCACTGCCCGACTTGCCTGCGTCACCGTATACGGTAGGGATTGTCGGCACCCGTGGGGCCAGTCCCCATGCTCTTAGCCTGACCCGGCAGATCGCCACTGACCTGAGCTCTGCAGGGGTCACGGTGGTGAGTGGCCTGGCACGGGGAGTAGATACCGCGGCCCATACCGCAGCAGTAGAGGCCGGAGCGCTGAGTATCGGTGTGGTGGGGACTGGGGTGGACCGGGTGTACCCGGCTGAAAATGTGGATCTGGCCCGCCGTCTGAGTCTGGTCAGTGAGTACCCACTGGGCACTGGACCACAGGCCCATCACTTTCCCCAGCGCAACCGTTTGATCGCGGCCCTGTCCAGCGCCGTGTTGGTGGTGGAGGGAGAGCTGAAATCCGGCTCCTTGATTACGGCCACACACGCGCTGGAGTGTGGCCGCACGGTGTTTGCCGTCCCAGGCCGCGCGGGCGATCCCCGGGCGGCTGGCCCTCACCGCCTGTTGCGTGAAGGCGCCGTGCTCACCGAATCCGCTGCGGACATCCTGACCGAACTGGGGTGGACAGGCGTAGGGGGCACATCTATAACCTCTCCACCCGATCTGCCCGGTGAACAGGCCGCCGTGCTGGCGGCCCTGACCGAACCCCGTACACTGGATGATCTATCAGCACAGACGGGGCTATCTCTCAGCGACTTGCAAACCACGCTGATGATGCTGCAACTGGCTGGACATGCTGAGGAAAGCGGTGGGCGCTGGCTACGGCGCTAA